A single genomic interval of Sander lucioperca isolate FBNREF2018 chromosome 9, SLUC_FBN_1.2, whole genome shotgun sequence harbors:
- the LOC116052710 gene encoding tripartite motif-containing protein 16-like: MAQKGVQLDRETFSCSICLDLLKDPVTTSCGHNYCMNCIKSHWDEEDYKNIYSCPQCRQTFTPRPVLLKNTMLADLVEELKKTGLQAAPADNCYAGAEDVACDFCTGRKLKAHKSCLMCLMSYCDQHLQPHYDVPQLKKHKLVEPSKKLQENVCSCHDEVMKMFCRTDQQLICYLCLMDEHKGHDTVSAAAERTERQKKLKESRQNIQQRIQDREKDVKLLQQQVEAINLSADKAVEDSEKIFTELIRLLEKRSSDVKQQVRSQQKSEVSRVKELQEKLEQEITELKRKDAELKKLSHTEDHNQFLHNYPSLSPLSQSTSSIDICPLSYLEDVTAAVLEVRDKLQDVLREEWTKVSLTGTEVDVSLPQPEPKTRADFLKYSREITLDPNTAYTHLLLSEGNRKATRMRQQQSYSSHPDRFTGCSQVLSRESLTGRCYWEVERRGVGIRVAVAYKNISRAGSWYECVFGLNDKSWALRCEKNCYSLWYNNVQTLISGPVSSRVGVYLDHSAGILSFYRVSETMTVLHRVQTTFTQPLYAGLQLYYSPGGTAEFCKLK; this comes from the coding sequence GCGCAGAAAGGAGTTCAGCTGGACCGGGAAACCTTCTCttgttccatctgtctggatctactgaaggatccgGTGACTACTTCCTGTGGACACAActactgcatgaactgtattaaaagCCACTGGGATGAAGAGGATTATAAGAACAtctacagctgtcctcagtGCAGGCAGACGTTCACACCGAGGCCTGTCCTATtgaaaaacaccatgttagcagatttagtggaggagctgaagaagactggactccaagctgctcctgctgataactgctatgctggagctgaagatgtggcctgtgattTCTGCACTGGGAGAAAACTCAAAGCACACAAGTCCTGTTTGATGTGTCTGATGTCTTACTGTGATCAACACCTCCAGCCTCATTATGATGTTCCTCAactaaagaaacacaagctggtggagccCTCCAAGAAGCTCCAGGAGAACGTCTGCTCCTGTCATGATGAGGTGATGAAGATGTTCTGCCGTACTGATCAGCAGCttatctgttatctctgcttaatggatgaacataaaggccacgacacagtctcagctgcagcagaaaggACTGAGAGGCAGAAAAAGCTCAAGGAGAGCCgacaaaacatccagcagagaatccaggacagagagaaagatgtgaagctgcttcaacagCAGGTGGAGGCCATAAATCtctctgctgataaagcagtggaggacagtgagaagatcttcactgagctgatccgtctcctggagaaaagaagctctgatgtgaagcagcaggtcagatcccagcagaaaagtgaagtgagtcgagtcaaagagcttcaggagaagctggagcaggagatcactgagctgaagaggaaggacgctgagctgaagaagctctcacacacagaggatcacaaccagtttctacacaactacccctcactgtcaccactcagCCAATCTACATCCAGCATCGATATCTGTCCTCTGAGCTACTTGGaggacgtgacagcggccgtgttggaagtcagagataaactacaggacGTCCTGAGAGAGGAGTGGACAAAAGTCTCACTCACTGGGACTGAAGTGGATGTTTCACTGCCACAACCAGAgcccaagaccagagctgacttCCTAAAATATTCACGTGAAATCACATTGGACCCAAACACAGCATACACACATCTATTATTATCTGAGGGGAACAGAAAAGCAACAAGAATGAGACAACAACAGTCATATTCTAGTCACCCAGACAGATTCACTGGATGTTCtcaggtcctgagtagagagagtctgactggacgttgttactgggaggtggagaggagaggagtagGAATTCGTGTAGCAGTCGCATACaagaatatcagcagagcagggagctggtatgaatgtgtatttgGATTAAATGACAAATCATGGGCATTACGTTGCGAAAAAAATTGTTATTCATTATGGTACAACAATGTCCAAACTCTCATCTCAGGTCCTGTGTCCTCCAGGgtaggagtgtacctggatcacagtgcaggtattctgtccttctacagagtctctgaaaccatgactgtcctccacagagtccagaccacattcactcagccgctCTATGCTGGACTACAGCTTTATTATTCTCCTGGAGGCACTGCTGAGTTTTGTAAACTGAAATAG